CCAGCCAACCGGTGACAGACGGGTTCAGGTCCTCGGGAGCATCGTCAAAGAGCTCTTCGTCCATCGTGGAAACAATCGCAAAGTTCTGCGTCGCATCCGATTTCGCCTTGAGGAGAACGCTATATCTCTGCGCGGCAGCAAGGTAAAGCACATCCACCGGTGCCGACTCTTCCATCCACACGCCGTCCGCCTCGACCACACGGACCTGGTGGCCCTCGAACCTGACAAAGTGCGACGCGAACGCGCCGACGTTGACCATCCTGACCAGGTACGTCTTTTCCGGCTCGACCTTGACGCGCAGGTCCTGCGTGTCGTTCATCAGCGCCGCCTGTGGCACCGGCTCCGCGCCCGAGGGGTTCTTGTAGTTTAGGAACCCGGCGATCAGCTCCTTCATGGGACGGTGGTACCAATCCGAGAGGGTCAAGACGATGTCGTCGTCGTACTTTCCCTCGTGAGGCCCGGCCGGGTCGTGGACAACGACGGGACCCCTCAGGCCGTCGGGATACTGCCCGTTGTTGTGGGCATGGTACCAGTACGTGCCCGGCTGGTCTACCTTGAAGCGGTAGGTAAAGGTGTGGCCCGGCGGTACGGGGCACTGGGTGACGCCGACGGCGCCGTCCATGTGGTTGGTACCATTCTGGAAGAGCCCGTGGAAATGCAGGCTGGTGGTTGTGTTTCCGAGGCCGTTGTGCAGGTTCACGACGACTTCATCGCCGACGGTGGCGCTGATGAGTGGCGGTGGCCATTGGTTGTTGATGCCGATTGTGGGCTTTGCATAAGCGCCGTCTGGGTTGGTTGTGATCCAGCTCAAATGAAAGTCATGGGCGATCGTCTTGCTCCAGATGCAAGCCGGTTGGCCGAGGGCGAGCAGTGCGACGAGGCCGCCTCTCAACGAGCTGGTGAAGCGCATCGTGACAATCTGATTGTTTACCTACCAGTCAACCACCAAGCCACACCCGGATGGACCGACCTGAAAGCGACGGGTTTGTAATGGTATTTCCCAGCCTTGCTTGATTCGGTTACGATTCGTAGAATGTATAATGAATCATTGATGTCTCCTCCGCCATTTCATCCCGAGATCCTCATTTCATCTTCAGGGATCGAGCCAGGACCAGGTGTGTTGTCACGCCGTCAATCGgcgtgatttttttttttaagatGGCTGAGATTCTGATGTTCAGGTGGGTTGATCGCGTGAAAAGTCAAACTGCTACCCCCCCACTAGCCACAATGGTGAGTGAGTGGGCTTCCACTGTTGTTTTGTAGTGGGGGTGGTGTCAATTCCATCCAAACACAAGCCAACAAGTGCGGGTCTCTCCAGGGTCTTTCCTTACCAAGCGTCGCAAAGGCCGATTAGGCGCCAGCTGTCAAGCGCGCATTGGACAGAGGTCTGGACTCAATATCTATATCTTGTACATTGTTTTCGATTATTGTCCGCCTCGATTTGTTGTCTCGTCGCTTGCTACGTACGTCCATGGAAGAAAAAGATAACAACTCATCGACAGCCTCCCAGATCGCATTCAGGTTCCAGGATTCCCCAGACTACTACCTGTAACCCCGCTCGTTTAACATCCAGTCCGGTTCTTCCTCGTAATCCTTGCCTTCAAGTTCGAACTTTGCATCAGCCCTCAACTTCTCGATCTTCTCCTCCCGTCTCCGACGAATCGCTTCGACAGAAGCCCTCGCGAAAAGCGCAAAGTGAAGTATCAATGCCAAGGAAGCCATCACGGCAATCACTTTACCGACTGCGACGTGCGTAGGCTTTTCGAGCCACAGATCGTTGACCATCATGTCGAGCTCCTCGCAATTGGGCCTGGCGTATTCCTCCTTGCACGCACGCACTTCTCCTAGGACCGTACCATTCTCCAGGACCCACGAGCCCAGAGAGTCATCGTAGTTTGCGGTGAGGAACATCGGGCCCGTATACGGCACTATGGACCATTGACCCGTTGTCAAGTTCCACTCCAGGCGTTCCTGGTTGAGGTGGACGCGCTTTACGGTATACAGCCACAAGTCCAAGTCTGCGTTGCGATGGTATTGGCCCCAGGAATGAATGCCCGCGCGAGATATGTAGGACGTCTCGTCAGAGAGGACCTCGTTGCCATTGGCGTCGTAGCCAAAGGCTTGCATGCGAGCAACTCCAATGGTCGCGTACACTATCGCAACGATCATGGTAAGCCAAAAAAGCAAatcggcgacggcgacggcggctggGTGGGTAGGCCGTCCTTGCTTGCGCCAGAACCGGACTCCCAGGTCGAGGAGACCCCATGTGAGCGACAAGACAAACTGTTTTTACCCAATTAATCGTTAGAGGCCCTATGTCACTCTCTACACATGATCATAAGACCTTTGGCTGG
The Pyricularia oryzae 70-15 chromosome 1, whole genome shotgun sequence DNA segment above includes these coding regions:
- a CDS encoding iron transport multicopper oxidase FET5 gives rise to the protein MRFTSSLRGGLVALLALGQPACIWSKTIAHDFHLSWITTNPDGAYAKPTIGINNQWPPPLISATVGDEVVVNLHNGLGNTTTSLHFHGLFQNGTNHMDGAVGVTQCPVPPGHTFTYRFKVDQPGTYWYHAHNNGQYPDGLRGPVVVHDPAGPHEGKYDDDIVLTLSDWYHRPMKELIAGFLNYKNPSGAEPVPQAALMNDTQDLRVKVEPEKTYLVRMVNVGAFASHFVRFEGHQVRVVEADGVWMEESAPVDVLYLAAAQRYSVLLKAKSDATQNFAIVSTMDEELFDDAPEDLNPSVTGWLVYNEEKPLPEPDKLAPDSGILLDDMNLVPADKFRLLDAVSQSIEFNIHMKILGNGVNYAFFNNITYVGPKVPTLYTALTVGGATAATNPIVYGSHTNTHVLRHNDVVELVVNNFDDGDHPFHLHGHNFQVITRSDADAGPFVPSNRPRLQRDIPLRRDTVLIRGNGHAVLRFVADNPGAWLFHCHIEWHMEQGLVATLVSAPEQLLASGAKHPQLPRSHLESCKLSGMAAAGNAAGNADDVLDLTGENRPPPPLPKGFTTKGYVALVCSGVAAVMGMASIWYYGNIPDMQKGYEAI